The genomic interval GCAAGCTTGCAGGATTTTGCAAGTATGTCACAAGCCTGTAGCAAAGAGACTGAAACTTGACTACCGGGTTTGCAAGCATGCGCAAGCTTGGTGCAATCTTAAACTAGACCCTACAAACTGTCTACAAGCTTGTTGCAAACTTGTGCATGCATGTAGAAAACTTGTGACTTTCGTACCGgtgttgatgacatcattgtgtTGACCAactatttgaatatttgttattttcatgacctgcctaggtggtaaaattctatttcagttCCCAGGAATTTCAAATGGTTACTTTACTTATTCTGTGTATCAACTGTTTACAATCAAGTTAACTCCAAGTTGGCAGCTATGAAttttaacaattattttttgaaattagaaTTCAACAATTCTAAGAATTAGCTTAAATCAAAGTATCAGAATTTAACTAAGAACTTCTTTGATCTCTCAGGTGAGCATTACCAAATGATATGGTGTTCCACTAAAGAGTTCTCTCGTGGAACATGTAAATTAGAAATTTTCACCTGAGAGATCAAAGCTTAAAGAAGTTCTTACAGTTCattgattttactttttaatctCACTAAACCCGttactttatttcttttctcttttaatTCAGGTGGAAACCAAAACTGTGGCACAAATTACAGATTTCTATTACAACAGAttaaagaaatttgattttgaattttatgaAGATGTGAAGTATATGAACCTACTGTGGGTAAGTTGAAAACAAGGTTTTCTGTCATAGTCACATTGTAAAAGGTAATTCTCGGTACCAGCAACAGCATTTTACATCATGtcagagggtcaaaatagaactaGAAGGTAAACTTATTTTCACAcacgcctatagtaatgcatgtgaagtgcatggagtggaagttatggtgtcgaccaagaaattgaatgttctttattttatgatgttaggcagtaatattcaatttcaggtactgagaatggCACAAGTTCTTCTTTACTAACTGTGAGTTGAGTattgtcaaaataatttgtattgagAGTAAACAGGATATAAACAGACACAATCATGTATTTCACAGTTACATTGTCTACACCACAGTTATAAAGTACATTGTTCATTATACCATGTGGAAGCCAAGTTATACATGTTTGAACAGCAAATACTGACTTTATACCCTGGTcaacaatgcacatctatgtcactggATCTTTGGTGATCAAAATATGAATCTAAAAGTTCAGAATTgccattcccccccccccccccccccccaatttttaGAAAAAACTCTAACTTGCACaggtataattatgatattctcCATTATTTGTCTTCATCAGTtgaaaaatactcatgacctaagggttttgatACTTCTCATATTTAACTCAGAGTGGCAAGGCCCCTTAgctcacttgtattttccttggcagaacaaagaaaaatattgaggaataatatgtaaatatatcattctACAAATTAACCACAATAAATGTTGTAGAttacaacataatatatatttagatatttatAGACAGATATTTATAAATTTCAGTGTGCTATGACTCCTGAAGAAATGGAAAAGAAGATAAAAGACTGGGATCTATTGGGAGACTTCAAGGTCCTGAAAAGAGAAATAGAAAGATATCCACGAAGTGTTCTAAGGAGAAGTACTGTAAGAGCCAAGTCTATCACAGAACAGTATGTCAAAGATAACCAGTATTTGAAAACTGAGATGAGATGGAAAGCTAATATTGCTGTCTCCAAAGCTAGACATACATCGGCACATGAATATTTACTGAATATGAAGAAAGAAACTgataagaaaaaaagaaaactcACTTCAACTGAATGTGAAACTGAAGACATTGACAGCAAACGTTCAAAAACACAGGAAGAGGTTGAAGATGGGAAGGCATGGAAGACAGATGAAGATGGGAAGGCATGGAAGACAGATGAAGATGGGAAGGCATGGAAGACAGATAAAGATGGGAAGGCATGGAAGACAGATGAAGATGAGGATATAAGTGACTCTGAACAAACTAGTAATGAGTCATCAGAACTTGAAGATAATTATCAACATAGAAGGCAGAAAAGACAAAATGGAAGAAAACGTAAACGGCAACTTGATATCGATATCAAAGACAACGTCAGTGATGCAAAGAAATCTTACACTCAGTCTGATATACAAACCACAGAAGTTAACAACACTTGCATGACAACAAGTGTAGATGATGCTATCCCATGTACTAgtagtaatatacaatgtacagaatAACATGGAGATTAGTTAATCTACCTCCTCCCTGCATGGACACCACAGCCAATAGTGGTTGCAGAGACAGTCATACTAATAGTAGGGACGCAGACAGTAATAAGCAGTATGATAACTTAACATGCTGGTACAGTAGTAGACAGTCAAAGCCAACACTGGTATTGACTACAACCATATTGAGTAAACCAAACTGCCTTTGAATGAATTTTACCTTGTTTACAAACACTTTTTCAAACGCAAATTTACTGTAAGTTTTTTTTCCAACTTTATTTCCAAGTTTATGATTGTTTCAAGTTTGTGATTAGTAATATGGAACTACTAAGGACAAAGTGGGTTTTTAACTGTATATAACATCTAAATTATTCCagaagtatatagtacataatgTATGATTCATCTACTACAGTATATATTATAGAAGTATATTACAAGGATATTTATCCAATGaagtatacatttatatgtcagtggtgtatattatatttattacccaagtatattttatctactaaagtatacatttatatgtcaggggtgtatattatatttattacccaagtatattttatctactaaagtatacatttatatgtcaggggtgtatattatatttattacccaagtatattttatctactaaagtatacatttatatgtcaggggtgtatattatatttattacccAAGTATATTTTATCCActaaagtatacatttatatgtcaggggtgtatattatatttattacccAAGTATATTTTATCCActaaagtatacatttatatgtcaggggtgtatattatatttattacccAAGTATATTTTATCCActaaagtatacatttatatgtcaggggtgtatattatatttattacccAAGTATATTTTATCCActaaagtatacatttatatgtcaggggtgtatattatatttattacccaagtatattttatctactaaagtatacatttatatgCCAGGggtgtatattatatttattacccaagtatattttatctactaaagtatacatttatatgtcaggggtgtatattatatttattacccAAGTATATTTTATCCActaaagtatacatttatgtcaggggtgtatattatatatatattacccaAGGATATTTTATCTACTTCAGGACCAGTATATTACACAACTTATATAGACTTTATTTGGAgtttatttcaatttgatttgaatgattTTGAGAGTATACAAAGTAATGCTAACTATCCAGACTTGATAAATGACTTGATATACTTTTTACTACATTATATTCTCGGTGTGTAAATAAACATGATATACTTTTTACTACATTATAATCTTGGTGTGTAAATAAACATGGTATACTTTTTACTACATTATATTCTTGGTGTGTAAATAAACATGATATACTTTTTACTACATTATAATATTGGTGTGTAAATAAACATGATATACTTTTTACTACATTATATTCTTGTGTAAATAAACATGATATACTTTTTACTACATTATATTCTTGtgtaaatatacatgatatactttTTACTACATTATATTCTCGATGTGTAAATAAACATGATATACTTTTTACTACATTATAATCTTGGTGTGTAAATAAACATGATATACTTTTTACTACATTATATTCTTGGTGTGTAAATAAACATGGTATTCTTTTTACTACATTATATTCTTGGTGTGTAAATAAACATGATATACTTTTTACTACATTATATTCTTGGTGTGTAAATAAACATGATATACTTTTTACTACATTATATTCTTGGTGTGTAAATAAACATGATATACTTTTTACTACATTATATTCTTGGTGTGTAAATAAACATGATATACTTTTTACTACATTATATTCTTGTGTAAATAAACATGATATACATTTTACTACAATTATGTGTATTTCATAATAAAAGTGTGGTTAATATTATGAACTCCAAGGAGAGTGACAATTTTAAAGATATCGATAACTAGACTGTGATGATTTTCAGGTCATGAACATAACAAGCAACGcaacaaaatgaataaagaaattCATTTGAATCAATTTTCACATGTTTCATAACACCAACTCTTAAAAATACAAAAGTCTTCAAAAATTTTGATCATGAAGATGGACTGGCAGACAAAGACAGAGGAATGGGAGAGATGTgtgatagacatacatacatagatggaTTGGCAGACGAGAGGTCACACAGACTGTGACAGGCAGATGAGAGTGAGAGTCAAAAAGAGAGATAGAGGCACAAGAGAGACATAAGTAGACAGAAGTCTATATGTTATTGTCATGCCTTCCTAAGTGGCTGTTCACCGAGTCCAGACATATCTGTGCCACTTTCAGGATGGGTGTTAGAGCATTGTACATGCTGGTATGTTGCCATATTTGGTGTTTGTATGTTTCCAAGTGTTCATTAGCCTTAGACTATAGAATACACCACAGTACACAGCttataatatcaacaaagaaaggaataatttattcatacttattaatttatataaattaatttttgtaCACATCAATATGCATGATAACATACTATAAAGCATAGCTACACTTGACAAAATCATCATGATTGTATTATATGTTTAGGTCTAAATCTTTaagtacacaatgtagtgtttaTCATATATTGATATCAAACTTATACatgcagtcattcattcattcactcactcacttgaCCGATAGTTGTTAGCCATAACTTGCTCATTTGACCATTCGTTTTATAGTCACAACTCATTCATTTACATGCATTGAAGGCTACAGggaatatgtaatacatagatGCTGTTGAGTCAGTCATTTTTTAATTCCAAGTATAGTTACGCCATGTGTTATTCATATATTTCTCATGTTGGTTTCCATGGATTTAGTGCAGTCCATTCCCATGTTGGTTTCCATGGATTTAGTGCAGTCCATTCCCATGTTGGTTTCCATGGATTTAGTGCAGTCCATTCCAAGTGTACCTATTCAATCTGTTACTATGTCCATATTGGTTTCCATGGATTTAGGGTAGTGAGGTTACATCATATGTCCCTTCTGGTTCCCCAAGATTTAGGGTATTCTCTGTGACTGTAAAACTTTGCTCCTCTGTGAAGATAAGCACATATCAAAAACACTTAATCACTGCCATTTCAAAGTCTACATTTACACTGGAtgtcatgtagtcatctcaccAACATGAAAATACCATTTCTTCTATAAGGTCTATTAATCAGATTTCATTAAGTTGCAAAGTGACAAACATATGTCCACCTTTGTGAAAAGTTTGAATGAAACAAGTTTGTGCAACAAAGAGTTGTGCATATATGTGAGGACACAAATATATAATGACAGACAGTACTTTCGATAGGCCCTCAGGGCAGTACCTGTATTACAGCAATGTAAATGTTTCTGACGTGTGGCTTGGAAAAACTACCATTTTCATTTGTGAAGCAAACCAATATTTCCCCACACTATGCataataacacagtccctccaTAGTGCTGCAGCCACTTCATAGTTATAGTTCTATCTTTTTTCACAATCTTTCCTTACCTGATAATCAGTGTCTGTAAGCAGTCCATCAACACTCACAATTTGATACTGACGTGATCTGACGTATGCTAGTGGTTTACGAAGACTACGCATCATTTGAGATGTGATACTACTCGTTAGTAAGATTCTCATTGTTTTTGTAGACTGTCCTGGGTCAAAGAGTAAAAGTCGAATACTTGAATCTTTCATCTGTTCATAACCCACTATAGTCCTACTGTGACCTGAAACAAAAGAAGACATTGTCTTAGTTTTATTTATCTCAAGTCTGTCTTTTTCTATACAATTTGTTTTATCTCTTTGCTGTATATGTaatgtacaagccaagttgaatgcaTTTGAACATAGTGGGTGGAGGGTGTATGGTTTGAgcaaaaaatatgggatttatatgTCACAATAATGCAGGTGTATGTCATTAAttctgtggtgctcaaaatatgaatcaaaactattctaatctccaatatttttcaaaatttttaatAAATTACACTTGAggtagtgacctaaggggctgtCAGTACTCATTTTCTACTTGAATTGtcaaggctccttaggtcacttgatattttccttcactgaatgaagaaaaatatgtgGGAAATAATAAATATCTCACCTTCATGTTGTAAGTACAAAggggttttgtttgtttgtatcacCCCTTGATGACTTCCTTCATCAAAATATCTTTTGATCCATGTAAATAACTCAGGATGTGTTCCATCATCAGCTGTGGGACGGTGAAAGTCAATAAGTCTGCACCTACAAAGAcagtaatattgaaatgtttgtgAAGGAAGCAATATACACTAAGTCACAATATTCTGTAAGTGAACAAAAAGGACATTTTAATTCttttaaacttttgttttatGGGTCAATATGTCTTGAACATTACCTAAACAACAACACTGAAACAAGTCTTCAACGAAGACATAGCACCCATTTTAATTTCCTATGTCTGTGGATTAGGTAttactgcaacaacaaattATCTAACAAACCTTTGCATCTGAGCGTGCTCATTTTGAAATGCAAATTGGCTTTTAAGATTCCTTTTCTTACCTAACAAACAGGGAAGACAACATCGTAACAATTTCTGAAGCACCAATCCATTTCCTTGTATTACAAACTTGGCCACCAAGCTGCTGACTTCCTTCTACATCAAAACCTTTAGACCAGGCTGCCTCTATCAGTTGTTGAAGTTTTGGAATAGATGGAATATTATCTCTCTctgtgaaataaaattaataagatataaattttgtaaaaaattcATATACGTCATGTTTAGTGATTCAGATactgcatttacatgtaaagaattCTCTTCGGATGATGAGAATACAATTATGTAATTTACATTGTAGGGcacttttttattattttctttctgaATAGAGGTGATTGAATAGGCCATTCCacactgcaaacaggaaatcgagaacagcgccctctctcaaattgggggtatcatcacctcatagcaCCATTtattaagagctttgtcccttggtattctgtagaggtgtaaatcagggatatttttcatattgttcagatatTGAGGAAAGCAACAGTGCTCTATAATTAACTGAGTAAACTGTACCATGTATACCTGAGGTACTTAGAGACAGGAAGTAGCGCGCCACCatgtggcaaattttggaaatgtCTATTGAAGCTCTTGATGGCTCATACTCACTGTTAAAAACTTTGTCACTGTATTGTGGATCTTGAAGCATGGCTGAAAGTAGCATTTGTACATTCCTGTATCCACAACCCCAACCTTTATCACCATAGCTGGCTGCAAAATGATCTGTTGGTACACACAGTTTGGCATAGTGCACTCCATAGGGACGTCTGCTTGCACTATAGTATGCAGTCAATTTCTCAATAATGCCTACAGAcacaaaataacagaaaatgtAGTCTTTCAGTCATATGGACATACATAAAGAACTTATCTCTCTTCtgagccaatttgacatgccactaaAGTAACACTATTTAAGTTTTTGTGATACACTAAAATTTGGTTTTCACCGATACTACATCACAATATGTAGTGACTCACCTAGCCTTAAAATATGTAGTAACtcacaaaattcatttttttaaaattattttgactGCTGTTTACAATACCTGATTATAAGAATACAATTTGTTACCTTTTGTTCTTGACTTTCCATCATCTACCCCTAAATTCTGTGAAATCTTCATCTTTCTTTTGTAGTCATGGAAACTAGCAACATCCATTTCTCCATTCCAAACAGCTTTTTCTAGGTTTCTTTCAGACTGATGTCTAAAACTGCCTTTATTATCCATCCCATATCTAGCCTGATACACATACATTAAATAAATAAGATACCATAAAGAGTATAATAAGAAGAGTACTACCTTGAATGTGTCATATACATATCCAGAAAGCttttagtgtatgtatgtctatggtTGTTCTATACTGGACGTCAAACTTGGAATTACATCATGTATGCATATTATCGACATCAGAGTAATGGAGATTAGTGACCATCCCAGAATTGTACAAGTCTACATGTAGCGAGACACTACGGTTGGTGTCATTGGGTACTGGAAATATCTAGAGACCATCCATTACAAATACAAAGGAgtgtcaaatcaaaatgatgtcatcaccagaggttttCCCAGAAACCATTGCAGTCAATttccaaaatggctgaacacatgctCGGAGTCAGTGTAGaagggcttctttacaagatttcaaagttgagtaagttaccaaggtgctaAATCCAAAATCATACTGTAAGTTGATAAAAGTAATCAACACGTGTgataaaggcagaaataaagaaataagtTAAAAGTCGGACTggactttttctttaaaatacaaACCTGTAATCTTTTAAATTCTTCTCGTTCTCTCCTTTCCTGCAGTTGTGCTTCTTCATCTTGTAATTGATATGCTAACATCTGGTCTTTTAATTGTTGCTCTTCAGATTTCTGTTCTTCTTGTAAGAATTGACACAGCATTGAGTCATCTTGACAGTCTAGTGATGGTTGCATTTCATTCTCTATATGGTCTTGCCTtgctatacagtcttgatccTTCTGTTGCGTATTAGTGACTGTATTTTGCAAGATCTCGTCACCAAGGTGATGTTCATCGTATTCTACACATACAAAGTGTTCTTCTACATGAGCTGCAAGTTGATTTTCCTTGATATCTTCCAAACCACACACAGGACATACAGCAACTGAAACATTACATTCAGCTACCAAATCATCACACTCCCCAGAATTGTGTGTAGTCTTTTTGATCTCGCTTTCTTTATTCCCAACATGGTCTTgattgttgccatgacaaccaatGTTTAGTTTGTCTTCCTTACTCTTTCTTTCCATCTCATCATCTATTTCAATACAACCATCATCTGTCATGGTGATATTCACAAAGTTATCATCTTCATCCGTCTCTATAGTAACCACCTCATCTTTTCTTTGGCTTACTTTCTCTCTACTCTTTAAAGCGCTATCATGGCTTTCATCAGATGACTTCAGTTTTGTTGATTTTGAGAGTTCTAGAGCTTTGCTGTCACATGTTGATAACTTCAATGGTGAATGTACAGATACATCATCTAAATGCACTGAAAGATGTAGAGAAATGATCAATCTACAGTTACGCTGTTGTCTATTCTATGAGATAACAGTATTCTCTTCAGACTCTTTCTTTTGCTCAAagaatgatttttaaaatacaGGAATTTAGTGTATTTTTAACTCCAGCAATTTTTCCCTTCCTTTTTACTTGGTTTTTAATGTTgtattattattgtattgtatctgtgtgtgtgtgtgtgtgtgtgtgtgtgtgtgtgtgtgtggattgtTGACCTTCTAGTTATGTTTATCCTCAAATGaagttaataataatgataataataattccCAATCAGTTACActatttatattgtcttttagcCCAATTTTCTGTACACACGATGCAATAGATAATACTCAGGCTGTTCAAAACATGAATAGATTACCATCAGCTTggttggtagatcaaatgacttTAACAAAGGTTATAACATACAAGCAATTCAACTTATTGACtcctcaatttgcatatcaaaatttacagatGGAAAGCTGCTGATGCTCTTTACTACATCACAAGTTGAGCTGCTTATTCACTATAACCATCACATTGTAAGTTAAGCTGTTTATCCACTATAACCAGCACATTGTAAGTTGAATTGCTTatccactatcaccaccacatTGTAAGTTAAGCTGCTTATCTACTACATGTGTATAACCAGCACATTGTAAGTTGAGTTGCTTATCTACTACATGTGTATAACCACCACATTGTAAGTTGAGTTGCTTATCTACTACATGTGTATAACCACCACATTGTAAGTTGAGTTGCTTATCCACTATAACCAGCACATTGTAAGTTAAGCTGCTTATCTACTACATGTGTATAACCACCACATTGTAAGTTAAGCTGCTTATCTACTACATGTGTATAACCACCACATTGTAAGTTGAGTTGCTTATCTACTACATGTGTATAACCAGCACATTGTAAGTTGAGTTGCTTATCTACTACATGTGTATAACCACCACATTGTAAGTTGAGTTGCTTATCTACTACTGTATAACCATCACATTGTAAGTTAAGCTGTTTATCCACTATAACCAGCACATTGTAAGTTGAATTGCTTatccactatcaccaccacatTGTAAGTTAAGCTGCTTATCTACTACATGTGTATAACCACCACATTGTAAGTTGAGTTGCTTATCTACTACATGTGAATAACCACCACATTGAAAGTTGAGTTGCTTATCTACTACATGTGTATAACCACCACATTGTAAGTTGAGTAGCTTATCTACCACATGTGTATAACCACCACATTGTAAGTTGAGTTGCTTATCTACTACATGTGTATAACCACCACATTGTAAATCCAGACTAACCTGAGTTGATATGAATTGTCATTTCATCTGCTGTTATACCACACAAATCACACATTGGACAACTGACAGTATTTTCCATGTGAAATACCAACATATGTGTTTTCATGTCATCATCTGTTAGGGATTCCTGGCCACAAATAACGCAATCAAACTTGTCAATGTAGGCAGCCATTATTGGatctgaaacaaaaacaacacaatcAGGGTATACAAGAAACAATATTAGACATTTAGCACAACAATAGTTGCCAGAATCTGTTCTTGCAGTAGTTTagttataaaaatattgaagatgaattttatttatttatcatttgtcCTCTGTGCAAACAACAAAGAGAAATCTACATTTACTAGTTAGGACAACATATCATGTATCATATGTTTACATTCCACAATCTTTAATAAGTTTATTCTGACCCTTAAGTCTTTGATTTAATAAAAGAAACAAGAAACttgtcagtatatatatatatgtcatgaaaaaaatatgctgCAGCTGATTgagagacatacatgtacattatttgtgaTAATATGAGTACTTTTgaaatcctctttctaccagggggtatttgtttgtatacaaaacTTCACTGGGAAAAACAGGATTTTAATATACAGTCACAAGGAGTCAGGAACAGTGttacaaacaaatgaatatttaaactaacaaacaaacaaaaacaaacgaacaaaatatacatagaGGGATTGTGCATACATATATGAATTATATATGTTATACTCTATAGCTTTCATTATCTATACACTATATGTCTATATGGACATATACACtaaatttattatatgtttctatagtaaatattagaatcatgatattatataaaattaaaCTTCACCATTACTACATTAGTCTAGTACATTTCATTCTTTAGATAATTGTGGAAGTACATTTTTGCCATATATATCTTTGTCGCAGGTGACAAGCTTCCACTTCAAAAAATTCTCTTGAATGTATACAAATAGTCACCTAGCAGCATTCAATTTTCTATCGAAGGATTGTATTCAATGATTCATGTACTTTTGgtatgttatttaaaaaaatgaaaatgccAAATGGTACTTTCGGGATGGTAAATAATGATTTACATTTACGTTACATAATACACCATCTACTGCATTGTATGCTATCTGAAGAACAACTCTAAATACAAACTGGCACATCTCAGTTATTGGTGAAACAAGTTATTtgctgatgtacatgtatcagtgatATGACAACATTACAAGTGAAGGCCATGGGGGGAATTCCCGTTGTCGGACAACTGCTAGACCCCATTTACAGCAAGTGACGCCGTAAAAAGAATGTCGCAGCTTTCTTACTTACCATACGCAGTTATAATAGTTCTTTTCGTGACCACCTTCAGATcccatttattatttttataagtTGATGTCCCTTTTACAACTGGAATTCCGAGACTTCGTGACTCAAACGATCCGCCATATCACTTCCTAGAGTCGCTATATCAGACACCCTGTGATTGGTTTACTACAAATAGACCTCCAATGAAATCCTCTGTAACATAAACAAGAGGACATTCTATGACGTCACGGTTATTCCGCTTGTTCGGGAAAATCCTCCAAGTTCCATGACAAGCTCTCGAATATTGATCATGAGTTTTCGGACAGCAGTTTTATCGGGGTTTCACAAGGCTCAGAATGTACAGGTTCTTCACAATTATCAAGCAAGGTGTAGGACGGCAGTAATACTGAATAATGCACGATTTTGTTCCGATGGGTCAAAGTCTGTCACGAAAACCGAATCATCGGAAAACACGGAACAGGCGAAGAAaggtacgtacgtgtacgtgtagTTAGTATTAAAATATGTACGTGTTACAAGTGTTAGTTAGTGAAGTTCTTTTAGTGGATCATATATCTCCATATTTTCGAGCACCTGGCTGACGTCTGGTAGCCCTCCCCAATGGCCCCTCCAGACAGGTCAATGATTGGCATCTGTAAGGGGGGTGGGTAACTACTAATATAATACTAGATAGAGTGTCAACACGACAAAAGTCAATGTCACTGTCCTATATTTATGACATCTTTTAATTTAACAAGTTAGAGAACCTTCAGTAAGTTACAAGAGGGGATGGGGGTCATTTTACACAATAGACTGGGCTTGACACCCCCATCCACATATAATTACTGGAGGTGCTCTTATGAATGTTGATGTACATGCTatagttataacttatatatgATGTCGTATTCTATTTCACATTGAATAACAAAAGGATGAACTGCTTGgtattgtggggggggggggggtagcttTTTTAATTGAACATGCAAATAAGTGTTCTTATTGATGAGATATTGCTGTATTGTAAATTGGACTTGTATTTGTTGGTATTTCTTCCCgtctgtctttttaaaaaaataatttcaattttgtttttagatACATATTCTTCAGGGAAATTATCAGCCAGTGGTCACAGACCCACTGAAGTAGACAAAACACTCCTTGTATGGACTGGAAAGTTCAAATCAAAAGAAGAAATACCAGACTTTGTTTCGTAAGTATATTGTACAGTAATTTTAGATTTAGGAATACATATTGTTTTTAATAGTCCacattaaaacatacattttgtattccagtgtttttgctaagggcagtaagtaggtaaaatctaccggggttcctaaacaaaattaccatagactctatggggaaacacaGCCATTTTTACCcatttctgttaccggggttcccaacctttgcaaaaacaagttgtattcattcattcattcatcctctcattcatttatttaattattttccATGAAAATGGTAACAGTGGAGCTCTTAATTCTGATGGCCAGgttgattattattttcaaagCCATCATCTTATAACACTGTCAATTTTGACTGATTTGTTTTTCCCTCCTCCTTTTTTTCAGAGATGACACGATTAACAAAGCCAAATCTATAACCCGTATTTATGTTAATATTGGTATGGGAGTAGTGTTGTTAGTTTGCATTGGTTTCATGATAAGGAAAGGTCGTCAAGATGTTGCAAGT from Glandiceps talaboti chromosome 3, keGlaTala1.1, whole genome shotgun sequence carries:
- the LOC144432639 gene encoding zinc finger-containing ubiquitin peptidase 1-like, with amino-acid sequence MAAYIDKFDCVICGQESLTDDDMKTHMLVFHMENTVSCPMCDLCGITADEMTIHINSVHLDDVSVHSPLKLSTCDSKALELSKSTKLKSSDESHDSALKSREKVSQRKDEVVTIETDEDDNFVNITMTDDGCIEIDDEMERKSKEDKLNIGCHGNNQDHVGNKESEIKKTTHNSGECDDLVAECNVSVAVCPVCGLEDIKENQLAAHVEEHFVCVEYDEHHLGDEILQNTVTNTQQKDQDCIARQDHIENEMQPSLDCQDDSMLCQFLQEEQKSEEQQLKDQMLAYQLQDEEAQLQERREREEFKRLQARYGMDNKGSFRHQSERNLEKAVWNGEMDVASFHDYKRKMKISQNLGVDDGKSRTKGIIEKLTAYYSASRRPYGVHYAKLCVPTDHFAASYGDKGWGCGYRNVQMLLSAMLQDPQYSDKVFNKRDNIPSIPKLQQLIEAAWSKGFDVEGSQQLGGQVCNTRKWIGASEIVTMLSSLFVRCRLIDFHRPTADDGTHPELFTWIKRYFDEGSHQGVIQTNKTPLYLQHEGHSRTIVGYEQMKDSSIRLLLFDPGQSTKTMRILLTSSITSQMMRSLRKPLAYVRSRQYQIVSVDGLLTDTDYQRSKVLQSQRIP
- the LOC144432497 gene encoding uncharacterized protein LOC144432497, which translates into the protein MTSSRILIMSFRTAVLSGFHKAQNVQVLHNYQARCRTAVILNNARFCSDGSKSVTKTESSENTEQAKKDTYSSGKLSASGHRPTEVDKTLLVWTGKFKSKEEIPDFVSDDTINKAKSITRIYVNIGMGVVLLVCIGFMIRKGRQDVASGESLALRNMRRHPDVYQGDIEVQLAAAPPKG